Proteins co-encoded in one Hyla sarda isolate aHylSar1 chromosome 4, aHylSar1.hap1, whole genome shotgun sequence genomic window:
- the LOC130367413 gene encoding olfactory receptor 1019-like encodes MKNETLVTEFVLSGLSSNPTLQLPLFLLCSFIYIVTLLGNLMIFGLIRITPGLHTPMYFFLMNLSFIDVLYSSSITPNIMANILSETKTISVTACAIQMFLFIDLVSSEAMLLAVMAYDRYVAICKPLHYTILINKGTCIRLVCSVYTAGCFNSLIHTCAAFTLPFCRSNIINHFYCDIIPILKLSCKDTYLNDMLLFVVAGFFEVGSFLCIVISYTFIIFALCNIGSSRSRIKSLSTCVSHFTCVALFYCPAFFTYLRPNSAYAVDQDWMVSVFYTVIIPMLNPMIYSLRNQDVKQALPRIQRYSVGG; translated from the exons atgaagaATGAAACACTTGTGACAGAATTTGTTCTCTCTGGTCTTTCCTCTAACCCAACCCTTCAGCTTCCTCTCTTTCTACTCTgctcatttatttatatagtaactTTACTGGGGAATCTCATGATCTTTGGATTAATAAGAATAACTCCAGGTCTTCATACACCAATGTACTTCTTCCTTATGAACTTATCATTTATAGATGTTCTTTATTCATCGTCTATAACACCCAACATCATGGCCAACATTCTCTCGGAAACTAAAACAATCTCTGTCACTGCTTGTGCAATACAAATGTTCCTCTTCATTGATCTGGTGAGCTCAGAAGCAATGTTACTTGCTGTGATGGCCTATGACCGATATGTAGCCATATGTAAACCACTGCATTATACAATCCTTATCAACAAAGGGACATGTATCCGACTTGTTTGCTCCGTATACACAGCAGGATGTTTTAATTCCTTAATCCATACATGTGCTGCATTCACCCTTCCGTTTTGTAGGTCTAATATCATTAATCACTTCTACTGTGATATTATACCAATTTTAAAACTCTCATGTAAAGATACATATCTCAATGATATGTTGTTGTTTGTTGTTGCTGGTTTTTTTGAAGTAGGCTCTTTTTTATGTATAGTGATTTCCTACACATTTATTATCTTTGCCTTGTGCAACATAGGATCTTCAAGAAGTAggatcaagtctttatccacttGTGTCTCTCATTTTACTTGTGTAGCCTTATTCTACTGCCCAGCCTTCTTCACATACTTACGGCCAAATTCTGCTTATGCAGTAGATCAGGATTGGATGGTGTCAGTCTTCTATACAGTAATAATACCAATGTTGAATCCCATGATCTATAGCTTAAGAAATCAAGATGTTAAACAAGCTCTG cctagGATTCAGCGGTATTCCGtcggtggttaa